From Acidianus brierleyi:
AAGAGTTAAATATGCAATGTGCAACTTTCGACGACATTGTAAATTTAAGGAAAGTGAGAATGCCTATTACGTTGTGGAGTTTAAATAAAATATACAAGGAAATTAACTCACAGATACATATACCTTTTCCTTCTCCCATTAAAATAAACGAATTAACTAAGGGTAAATTAAGTAAAATTCTGTTAAATGATAAAGTATATCTTATTACGAATGAAGGGGATAGAATAGAAGTATAGTTTTTATACTAAACAAATACGTTATACAAAAAACATTGATTGAAGAAAGATTTATTACTATTATAGAGAATTTTCAATTATGTCCACAGAAGAAGTAAATAGAGATATGGAAAGAGCTGAGGAATATGAACAATTAACGCCTAGAACTACTGCACTTGGAGGAAATAAATTCGAGATTTCTACAGGTTTAATAATAGCAGCTAGATATGCGGATAAATTGAGAAGAGTTTCTTTAGTGTCGCTAAGTAAAATGGTACCAAAGGATATTATTATAAGAGATGTTTCAGAGCTTAATAAGAAACTTTACGATGAGATAATAAACAGAAAAATAGATAAGCTTAGCGTTATACGAATTACAGTAACTGCTCATTATGATGCTGATAAGAAGAAAATATTTTTTGATGATGTAAAAATTCAGAGATACTATACTGAAGATGAGTGTAAAAGGCAATATGAAGAAATTGCTAAAGAAAACGAAAAATTGAAATCCGAAATTTCTACAATAAGACAAAAGTTACAAGAGCTTTTAGCCGTAAATAACTTTTAACTTTGAGGATTAATGAGTGTTGAATCAGAACTAAAGTTAAAAATTTTTGTTTCAATTATTTTAACTATAATTTCTGAAATAGTAATAATTTCACTTATTGTAAGCATCTTAAGGTTGCCCTTATTTTTGATAGGTGTTTTCTTAGGTTTATTATGGTTAATACAATGGTTAATATCACCATATCTTGTAGCAAGGGATGCGTACGAGGTTACTCCTATAGATCCTTATTATAGTTGGGTTTATTCTATTGTTAAAAATGTATCGAGAAAAAGTAATATTAAAACACCTAGAATATTTATAGTAAATGAGCCTTTCCCTAATGCTTTTGCTTATGGAAATTATGTATCTGGAAAAAGAATAGGAATAACCAAGCCATTACTTTCCATATTAACTCCTGAAGAATTAGAAGCAGTTATAGGTCATGAAATAGGTCATATAAAGCATGCAGATGTTGAAATAGGTATGGCTATAGGTTTAGTTCCTTCAATAATCGGCTATCTAGGAATGCTTTTAATCAATACAGGTCTAATTTTCTTCCTTTTTATAGAGGATATTTCCGATATTATTTTTGCAATTATATTAATTTCGTTAGGATCCTTAATGTTAGCTATAACATTTTTTATTCAAATATTCGTCCTGTGGTTTAATAGATTGAGAGAGTCATATGCCGATATGTATTCTGTAAAAATCTTAGGGAAAAGGGCATATTATCTTGCTACCGCACTTGCCAAAATAGAAATATATATGAAAAATATTAGAATAGATCCATTTACTGGAATTATTGTAACTGCAACACCAGTTAAAGTTACGTCAAATGATCCAAATCTCCTTTTGGAAGAATGGTTACATAAAAAAATCTCACCTTTTTCTGATATATTTGATACTCATCCTCATCCAGCTAAAAGAGTTAAAATGATATTTGAGCTATTATCCCTTTACTAAGCCTATTACGAAACCAATTATGAAGGCTATAGAATTATACGGTAATAAAGAAACATATTTAGAAGCATAATCTTCTGCTTTGGTAGCATATACTCCTAAATCCATTAATCCGTGTTGAATACTAGATGGCGATATAGCTCCTATTGCAACTAGTATTATAATTATAGCAAGAATAACTATCCCTACTTTAACTATGTTTTTTACTAAATAACCTACTAATAACCCTAAAACGAAAGCTACTATTAGTGAAACTACGTCGCTAGTAGTTATTGAAGATAGCCCAACACTACTTACCATAATGTTCATATTGATAATATATAATTCTAGACAACCTTATAAGTTTACTTGAGAGGGTAAATTTATGAAAGTTCTTAAATATCACCTTAAGGCCAAAATACAAATTAAGGATAAAGAAGAGACCAAGGAACTTACATTTAGGCATCTCATAAATGTTAGGAAATTTATTAATGGCATGAGTAAAAAGTATGACGTTAAATGCTCTAAATTAAATTCTTCTGGAGATGTATATACTACTCAATGCGAAGGAGGAGATTCTACAAAACTATTTTTTGAGGTTAAAAAAGAACGAATAAAGAAACCTAAGGCAGAAAAGAAAGAGGAAAAGAAGGAAGCTAAAAAGGAAAAGAAAGAGGCTGAAAATAGGGAATATCAAGTAGAAAGCAAACCTGAACCGGCAAGCGAAACTAAGCGAGATACGGAAATGGCTCAAGAAAAGAAAGAAAAACAAGAAGAAACTAAAAAAGAAAACTCTTAACAAAAATCTACTTTTTTATATAAAATTTACGCTGGGATAGTCTGTACGTGAGATTGTAAATCTTTCTTTACAGTATCAACCAATTTATTCAAATCTTGTATTAATCTACCGTATAATTCTTCATTATTTACCCAGTATACATAGTTAGGTCTTCCTTTTTGCTTTGTTTGATCGACTACTTTGTCTCTATTTATTAATCCTTTGTAGAGTAGATTATTTATTGATTTACTTATTGATGCCTTAGTTACGTGTAAAGATCCTGCTAATTCATCAGTATCTAATTTCTTTCCTTTTGTCATGAGTAGATGTAGTACTTCAACGTCGCTCTTTGAAAGTCCGTACAGAAACGCTATTACCTCATGAATGTCTACTTCTCTACCATCTGGAAATCTTATTCTTTCTGACATTTTTAATCCTATTAACATAATGTGTTTTTTAACTTAAAAAAACTATACATTCTAATGTATAAAAAAATATACTTTTATGTACTTTAGCTAAGAAAACATCTTTACTTATTTGTGAACTTATGTATAAAAGTACATATTTATATAATTGACGTAGAACGGTGTTAAATTAACAGAGTTAAATATTTTCTCCTCTATTATATATATGCGATTTTTTTATCATGAAAAATAAGTAAAAAGTATGGAATGGAAAACTTATTGCGAAGAATCATATACGAAGGTAATTCCCTATTTAAGGACCGCTATAATAAAAACTCTAGTTAAGAAAGGGATTCCAGTAAAGAAAGCCGTAAAGATTGTAGGAATTTCTACTACTGCCTATGAAAGGCATGTTAACGATAAAAAAGTAAATATGATACTTCAAGATGAGGAACTTGGAGATATGATAGAAGGTGTAACAAGTAGATTATCTACAGGAGAAGTTGTAGAAGCTACTAGTTTCTGTATATTATGCTCAAAATCTAGGAAAGTTTTCGGACTTCAACCTTGTACCTAAATTTATTTTATTTTAAGTATTTTATAGTATATGAAGAATAAGGACATAGTGGCCTTTAGTAGCATTGCTTTCTTTTTGTCTTACTTTTCTAGATTAGCATGGAGTATACTATCTCCGTTTTCTAGCTTAAAGCCTACTATAGAAGATGATGGAATAATTTTTACCTTATTTTTTATAGGTTATGTATCAGTTCAGATACCTGCTGGTATACTTTCTGATAAAATTGGAACTAGGAAAATAATTTTTACCTCTTTATTGGGTATATTTATCTCTTCATTAATTTCTGGATTAGCAGTGAATATAATCCAAGAATTTATAGCCAGCTTTATCATGGGCTTATCTGCTGGCTGGATTTATCCAGTTACAATAAAAATGATTTCTAATTTTTTTAAAGGAAAGGAGCTTGCGATAGCTATGGGTTACTATAGTTTAGCATGGCCACTGTCTCTGGTTTTAGCTGGAGACGTACTTCCATTTGTAGGTACTTCAATAGGATGGCGTTGGGGATATTTTATAATATCGATAATATCTATATCTTCAGCATTATATTCATTAAAGATACCTTATGCTACTTCGCATAAGTCTTCAAGTTTTACTATTATTAGAGACAAAAGTGTTGTAATGATAGCTATAGGCGGATTTCTATTTTTTCTCTCATACTGGAGTATAGCTTTATTTCTTTACAAATATTTATTAGAAACAGTTTATAATCCTTATATCTCTGGTGTAATATACTCTCTAACCGCTTTACCAGGAATTTTTTCTACAATAGTTTCTGGAAAGATTATCAATTTACTAGGAGTCAGAAAGGTATTTATATTATTTATTTCGCCATATGGTATTTTGACTATATCAATATCTTTTGTATATTTTGCAATATTTTTAGGAATAATAGCATCTTTTATGGGTCTGATCAGATTTGTAATAACCCCAGCTAATTCTACTGCAGTAGCGCAAATAGGTAAAGAAAATAGCGGAAGCGTAACAGGATTCGCTAATTTTTTCTGGCAATCGAGCGGAATATTAAGCTCATTCCTCTCAGCTATTATAATTTCGTCATTAGGCTTTAGATTTTTATGGATATTTATGGGTTTAATAACACTGTTATCTGTAATATTTTACTCTTTAATAAGGGTTAGCCAGTAACTTTTAAAACAGCCTATGATTTGGGTATAGTTTTTAATTGGCAAAGGATTAACAACCTTATGTTAAGTTTTAGATACGATTTAAGTTTGAAATTTCTGATAACTTACTTCACTAAACATATACAAAATACTATTATATTATAGAATAATTTTCGGCGTATTTTTAACTTATATTGCATATATTATACATTTATATCATATTTCTTCTTCTTCAGTTATTTTTTAATCTAACTTATGATTTGGGGAAAAATATTTTTAAATATAAGATAACATTTCCATATGTCAAGCAGTTTAGGAATTCAAAAAATAGGACTACGATGGAGTGCAATGTTACTATCGGCATTATGGGCTTGAGTACATCTAGATCTAACATCTGCAGTTTTACCTAATCCTACGGCAACCTTAATCTATAGAATATTTTTCGGATTTACAGCGTCTTTAGCTATAGTAGCCGCAGTAGCTTTTATTCAAGGTATTAGATCGTTATATCTACCTGCTGCAATATTCTATGCAATAGATTTAGCGTTACTTACAGAGACTAGAACAGCACCAGCGTTATTCGTAGGGAAAGTGCTTCCAGTAAACCCGTATGTAGAGATTTCAATAGCACTCGATGTAATATTACTAGCTCTATCCCTAGTACTATGGAAATTCGATAGAAAATAGATAACAAGTTTTTTCTTAAGAAAATCATTTTTTAATATATGAAGCATGAGTTATATGAGGATGTTATAGAAGCCGAAAATTCTTCTCAAGGTTTTGGTATATATAGATATAACAGAGTAATTTCTGTAAATAAATATCTAAATAATGGCAAGTGGATAATAGGGGAAGGAACAGACGAGAATATACCTTTTGATTGTACAAGTCTCATTAGGGAAGAAGTAAAAGATTGGGAAAAAGTAGAGGATATAATAAGAAGATTTACTATAGAAGGTGTTAAGATAACTGTCAAAAGAGTCAAAAGAAGATTACAACACAAAGATAAAATTTGTGAGGAAGATAAAATAGTTAATTATGTTAATTTTAATGGAAATCTTTTCGCATTTACTGGGTCTCCTAGAGACATAGGTGCGGTTTTAGACTATTTGAAAATTGAAACTCCTAGATCCCTAACAAGGATATGGAGTATAGATAGAACCGCAGTAATTTTAGATCCCGAAGCATCGGCAAAAGTTTTCCACGAGATTTTCTCCTTATTAAAAGGGGATTCTCCCAGAGTTAAAAAGAATGAAAAATTATTCTCAGATCTATCTATCTATGATAATCCTGAAAATCCTTTTTCAGTAGGTTTCTATGCTTTTGACGATGAAGGAACAAAAGCCAGGAAAAAGGAAATAATAGGAGACGGGTATGTTTTAGACTATCTAGGTACTTTAACTACAAAGCTAGGAACTCCTGGTAATGGGAGAGGAATAATACCTAAACCAGACTATTTTACTTTGGAAATAAGAAGAGGAGATTGGGGATTTCAAGAAATGATAGAAGATACAAAAAACGGTATTTTAGTTCTTGGAGCTAAATCTACAGAAATAGTAAAGAACAGCGTGAGACTAGTGCCAAGAGAATCTATTCTAATTGGAAATGGAAGTATTATTCTAAGAGAAATTGCCATTCCTTTCCAAGAGTTTCTTACTATAGACGGAATATCAAGGGAAACTAAGAATGTTATTATAGACGAGGAGCACGGGGGTATATCTCCATTTATTAGAATTCACGCTAGACCAATACTATACTAGAAATATTTTTGGCATGATCTATACCATGACGGTATTTTTGGATTATTAATAGAATCCCAATCATCATACGGTTTTATATCTAAAACAGGCGTGCCATTGTATGCATTTATACCTTTAACTGTTAATGTATTTTCTTTTATATTCAATAGTTCCACTACTGAAATTCCAATAGGATTTGGTCTGTTTGGGCTCCTAGTTGAGAATATACCTATGTTTTTCCCATTACACTCTCTCGTGAGAGATTTGAGCGAAGATAAATGCATATAATATATAATAAATAAATGAGAAAATTCTTCTAAGCCTCTTAATCCTTCTGAGTAATCTTTATCTATCACTATATTTACGGGCTCATGTCTAGATGCTCCTTCATTTCTTCTCACATAACCTATGGGTATTAGATTCAATGCCTATAGATCCTCCAGTAATTTTTCAAATCCTTTAATATCTCTTAATGGTAATCCAGTTCCTCCTTTAGTTACCATCAATATTTCAGATACTATACTAAACGCTATATCTTTTTCATTTTTAGAATTTATATCTAGACCAGCAGGTATTCGTAGTTTTCTTAATTTATCTTTATCTATTCCCGCTTCAATTACTCTTTTTAATATAGTTTTGGCTCTTTTCAAGCTCATCACAACTGCTATTTCCTTAGCTCCGCCAAGTATTGACTTTATAATTGCCCACGTATCATAAACATGTTTTGTTGCTATTAGGACATAATTATCTTTTACAATTTCGTCTGGAATTTGGAAAGTAGTTCCTTTTATGACTTCATCTGCCTCATAATCACCAGCAAACGGATCTACTACTATAACGTAATAACCTAGATCTTTAAGATGTTTAGCAACATAAGGCGCTACAGAAATTGTTCTTCCAGTACATTTACTTTCGTCGACCTTTACTGTATCTCTATCACATATTACTGGTTCTTCCATTTCTGCCTCTTTGCTTGATGCAAAAATAACTATTTTCATGATATAATATACGGAAAGCTTGAATAAAAACGTAATTCTTGATTTTAAAAATCTAAACTAAACCACTAGTAAGTATTACAAAACCTACAGTATAAAGTATACCTATAGCAATTTTCCTCATAATTTCATGAGGAATTTTAGGATATATTAGATAAGATAACAAGAGTATCCATAAGAATCCAACAGATCCACCAATAAATGCAGGGAAAACGCTTCCTGTCATAAAATATGCCGATATTTCAAAAAGATTTACTTCTACTCCCTCTCCTAATACTCCTACTAAACCAGTAATAAAAGCACCCTTTGGAGTAGGATAATCGGTAAAAAGGAAATAACTAGCTAATCCCAGGAAAAAGAATCCTAAAATAATTTTCATGAGATATTCTGCAGTATCTGTAATTAAAATTGGCAGCAACATATATATTAAATAGCTAATTAGAAAAACTGATATTACGCCAAAGAAAGTGCCTAAATTTCCCATTTTCTTATCGTTAGATCTTGCCATGTAAGAAAACATTGACATTTCAATACCCTCAAAAGTACATGGAAGAAATGATGCTAAAAAAGGAATTTCCCAACTCATGTCATTTACCTTCTTCTGTATATCCTAGCCAGCATTACTCCGCCTATTAGAAAACCTATGAACGATGCAGTAAAATAGTACTCGCTAACAAATTGGTAAATATTATTGACCTCATAAATATATCCAGATATTCCTAGTGAAATTGTGAATAACAAGAAGGCAGGCTTAAGTAAAGTTCTCTTTTTAAATGATATAAAAAGTATAACGAAAGCTACTGTATCAAGAGGTAATAAGAACATCATTTCTGGTACTGGATACACTTCTGCGTATCCCTTATAGCTGGGAACTGTAGCTATATATCCATAATGTATAGGATACTGTAAAGCTATAGGATACGTCCAGTTATTAGGCTCTAATATTATAGGCTGTCTAGGATTTACATCGAAATTAAAACTTTGTAATATACCGTGAACTCCTCTTTCTGACAAGTTGGTTATATATGGTAAATGAAAATTATAGTCTATAAATCCTAAAATACTGTACCCAGATATTGTATAATTATTTACCCAACCTTCTTTTGCATATGGAGAAATTATCAATAATGGTATTCTTTGGCCCAAACCATAATGATTTATTGAAGGTGGTATTATTTGATCATAATATCCTCCACCTTCGTCAAAAGTTATAAAAATTGCAGTGGAATTCCAGTATTTGCTCTGCATTACTGCATTTATAACACTAACAAGCTCTTTTTCTCCTTTTAATATATTATATGGTGGATGCATATCATATTCGTCATTCGAACATCCTATGAACATAACCCATGATACTGAAGGAAGATTTCCTTTAAGGTCTTCATAAAAGTTAGATATTCCATAGAAATGATTTTTGTATTCAGAAATTCCATTAAATGCATTTAATGGCCAAGGTATTCCTCCAGAATATCCATAAGTGTAATATCCCCAGCTTACGTTATAATAGGAAAGTTGATAAAATATACTAGAATTTAGTGGGCACGTTCCACTAGCATCGTCCGTGTAAAAATTAGGAGGAAATCCAGTTAAGTAAGCTATCCTGTTTGGTTCTGTTAATCCCATTACTGGAGCAAAGTAATTATCTGCGAGAACGTATTCTTCTGCATAATCCCATAGCGGAGCTTCTTGCTCATAGGAGAAGTATGCCATTGATTGAGGTCCAGAATAGTAAACAAATCCATCATCTGTATCAAACCAATAGTCACCATGATAAGAATTCCATCCTTCATAAGGATCTACTGTAGAATAAGCGTCGGCATAATATGGATGAGAATTTCCCAATTCTGGTAGCCATGGTACATTTGGAACGGAAACGTAGTTTAAAGTACCTTTCTTTAATTGTGTATAATTCGTATAAAGACCTTCTGGGTCCATTAGTGATAATGTTATATTATTAACTATAGGCGGATAGCCAAATGGATACGTTCCAAAGAGATTATCAAAAGAATGATTTTCTTCTATAATAATTATAACATGCTTTATTGGAGTTTGTGTGTCTGAGTACGAATGTAGAGGTATGCTTAGTAAAAATAATACTGTAATTGCTAATCCTATAAGACCAATTTTCATAGAACTATTAAAGAAGAAGAGTTATTAAATTCTTATTATAGTGCATTTTATCATATAAACTATAGAGGCTATATATTCCTATTTAGTTTTTATATTTTCTATAATTTCCTTTAAAACTTCTGGATCTTCAAGCATGGTTTCATCAAATTTATTTCCTATAATAGCATCTCTAAGTGCTCTTCTAACTATTTTGCCACTTCTTGATCTAGGCAATCTGTTTACTTTAAATATTTTATCAATAACGTAGATAGGTCCTAATGATTCTTTTATTTTTTCTCTAATCTGATCTTCACTTACATTGCCTACAATGAATACATCTAATTTTTCTCCTTTAATCTCGTCTGGAACTCCAATAGCGGCAACTTCGATTACTCCAGGGATTTCAGAAATTACACTTTCAACTTCCCCGCTGGTTATTCTATGTCCTGCAATTTTTATCATATCGTCTGCTCTTCCCACAATTTTTATATAATTTTCATTTATAATAGCAAGGTCTCCTGTATAATGATATCCAAATTTGAAATATTCCTTGAATTTTTCTTGATTATTTAGTATACCTATAAATTGTGTAGGAAACTTTGATTTCATAACTAAGTAACCAACATCATCTGTATGTTTACCATTTTCGTCTACAGTATCTAATAATGCTCCAGGGAAAGGTACTCCTGCATAACCTTTTCTAGGCTCTACATTCATCGAAAAAGGTATACCAACTACGTATCCAAGTTCTGTTTGTCCATAAACGTCGGTATATTTGTCCGCAAAAGACACATAATCCCAACTTTTTTCGTCCATTATTTCTCCAGCAGTAGCAGCAAATTCTACTCTAGGTATTTTTATCCCTAATTTTACTAGAAGTCTGAGAAGAGTAGGTGAAGTAAAGAAAAGTTTAGGGTTTATTTCATCAATTATTTTAGCTACACGATCTTTTGGATAATCTGGAGCACCTTCCATAAATACTAATGTACCACCGTGAAGTAATGTAGCGTACATAATTCTAGAAAAAGTTATCCAACCTACGTCAGCTGTTGTAAATACTATATCTCCTTCTTTGAGAGAAAACATTATATCAAAAACTGTGTAATCTCCAACCATCCAGGCTCCATGAGGTAAAATAATTCCTTTTGGTTTTCCTGTAGTTCCAGATGTATACATAACTTTTAATGGCTCATTACTTTCAATTTCCTCATATTTATCATATTCATTATCAAAATCAAACTCATTATTTCTGTCAAAAACTATACTTCCTTCTAAATATAATGGAATTTCCTTGCCTCTTCTATATGTCTTATTTGCCTTTATTATGGCATTAGGTTTAAAATCGTCTATTCTTGATTTTACAGCTTCATAACCTAATCCAGCAAATATTAGTGAATATATTGCACCTAATCGAGCGCACGCTAGAATTGATGCTATCGTTTCTATCATATTGGGCATGTAAATTGCTACTCTATCTCCTCTTTTGACTCCTATATCTTTTAATTTTCCTGCAATTCGTCTTGACAATTTATCTAAATCATTATATGAGATCTCTCTGACTTCGTTTTCGCCATACCATATTAGTGCCTTGCCAGAATGGTTCAAGGAATTCATTGCAATATTGGTTTTTCCTCCAATAAACCACTTGTTTTCAAATACCTTATCCCATTTTCTAAACCAATTAAGGGAAGATGCAAAAGGATTCCAATATTTTTCTGGATTTTCCAAGGCTAGTTCGTACGCTGTTTTATAGTCCATGGGATAATTCTTCTGTATTCTCGATAAAAAGCAATTTTCTTAATTTTTCTTCAGGTTCCTTTATAAGATTCTTGTTTAATTGTTTTACTAAATCATCTCGTATTTCTTCCTTGTTTATTTTTTCTAATGTTATTATTCCACCTATAACCGAATGATATCCATAGAAATATCTTACTTTGTTACTCATTAAATTCCTTATAGTTGAAGATCTCATTACTCCTCCTAATAAGTAAACATTATTTACATCTTTTTTTAGTCTATTTACCATTAAATCTATATATTCTGCGGCATTTTTCATTACTTTAAAAGCTAATTCATCATTTTTAGAGAGCTTATCAATATTCACAGCAAAACTAGCTATTAATCTTTTATTTTGTTCTTTAGATAATCGTGTTACTACTTCTCTAAACTCTCCTCCAAAGAATTTTTCAACTTCTTCAGGAATTTTACTTTCCTTTTCTATCTTATCTACACTTCTTATTGCATAAGTTATAGCATTTTTAGCTATCCATGATGCCGATCCTTCGTCTCCAAAAAACCAACCCCAACCTCCTACCCTTATTATTTCTCCATTTTTCTGATAAAACGCTACGCTTCCAGTACCTGGAGCAAAAACAGCTCCATCATTAAACAGATTAGTTGCTCTTAATGCAGAAACTCCATCATTCATTACTATCGAATCTTTAAAAATGTCCTTAGCTATTCTCTCTCCAATTTCTGTAAATTTTTTAGAGTCACCAACTCCTGCAAGAGCAAAAACTGCCTTATTTATTTCTTTAAGTGAGACTGAAGAATTATTTAATGCGTCATTTATAGCTTCCATTATATTTTTCTTGGCTTGCTCCTCTCCTACTTCTGTATAATTTCCAGAAGACGAAATTCCAACACCTAAGATTTCATCTTTATAAACTGCTGCAACAGTCTTAGTAGCTCCACCGTCTACTGCAAGTATCATACAAGTTTGGAAGAAAACAAATTAATGTAGTTAACTAAAATATTGTAATGAATAATCTCGCAGTAATAAAAGACGCGTTGACTGAAAATTTAAATAAACAAATGATGCCTTTCCCATTTGATAAAAAAATTTGCAGTGGATGGACTACTGATTTGCCTAAAACTGGAGATACTATAATTTATACCTCTTGTATGTATCAAATAGAAACTATAGTTCCGATTTTTAATAAATTTCTACCGTATTTGTCATCTCTTAAGTCCCTAATACCTTTAGCTAGTAGACTAAAGCCAAGCAAACAACAAATAGATAGAGCATATCTCATATTAAATAATATAGTAAATGCAATAAAAAAGGAGGGAATAGTTCCAGCATATTTTTACGATGAAGAACCTTATAGTGGAGCTATACTTTTAGAAATGGGATTCCTCACAGAATTTGAAGAATATGGAAAGAAAGTTTATGAATTCTTCAAAAATAAGGGAGTAAAAAGAATAATTACTGTAGATCCTCATACTCATAATGCTTTAACAAGATATAATGACTTTTTCAATTTTGATATTGAAGTGATAAGTTATTTAGAAATTGTAAAACCCAAAAAAATTGAAGGTGAATTCACTATTCATGATTCATGTCTTTATTCTAGATTCCTTAACTTGAGAGATAAATACAGAGAAATGATAACATCATCAGGAATAAAACTTATTGAAGATGATATGTTAACTGGGAAGGATACTTCTTATTGTTGCGGAGGTCCTTTAGCTCCAGTTGATTCGAAAGTAAGTGAAGAAATGGCAAAAGAAAGAGCTAAAGGTTTAAGAAAATTAAGTAAAAAACTATTAGTTACATGTCCTATTTGTTATGCTACTTTATCTCCTCATTTTGAGGGCGAAATTAAAGATATAGCAGAGGTGTTATTATGAGCTGGGAAATAGCTGTCAATAGAGCAATAAATAACAATGTACCTAGAGTATACAAAGTATTAAGGGAATATCCTTATATCATTGAGTTAGCTAAGGAATTAAGAGAAACTAAGCTTAAGGTTCTTAATAATATTGATTATTATATAGATCAGACGCTAAAATCTGTAGAAAAAATTGGAGGAAAAGGATATTTTGTGTCCACACCAGAAGAAGCTAGAGAAATAGTGGGAAAGATTGTAGGAGAAGGAAAAACTGTAGTAATGGGCAAATCGATGGTAGCTTATGAGGCAGGAATTAGAGAATACCTAATAAGAAAAGGTAACGAAGTTTGGGAAACCGATTTAGGAGAGTTCCTCATTCAAATTGGAAATCAACCACCTTCTCACATAATAGCTCCGGCAATACATCTTACAAAAGAGGAAACTGAAAAACTTCTTAAAGATAAAATAGGCGGAGTCAATGAAAATTCTACACATGAGGATTTAGTAAAAAGAGTGAGAGAATTCCTTAGGGAGAAATTCATTAAAGCAGATATAGGTATAACTGGGGCTAATTCTGTAGCTGCTGATACTGGGACTGTAGCACTAGTTGAGAATGAAGGTAATATAAGATTTTCAACTGTAGCTCCCCAGGTTCATATAGCTATTACTGGAGTAGACAAGATTGTCCCAACTCTCCATGATGCTATGATAGAAGTAATGGTTCAAGCAGCATATGCTGGAATTTATCCTCCAACTTACATAAATCTTACTTCAGGACCAAGTTCTACTGCAGACATAGAAATGAAAAGAGTTAATCCAGC
This genomic window contains:
- a CDS encoding (Fe-S)-binding protein, which encodes MNNLAVIKDALTENLNKQMMPFPFDKKICSGWTTDLPKTGDTIIYTSCMYQIETIVPIFNKFLPYLSSLKSLIPLASRLKPSKQQIDRAYLILNNIVNAIKKEGIVPAYFYDEEPYSGAILLEMGFLTEFEEYGKKVYEFFKNKGVKRIITVDPHTHNALTRYNDFFNFDIEVISYLEIVKPKKIEGEFTIHDSCLYSRFLNLRDKYREMITSSGIKLIEDDMLTGKDTSYCCGGPLAPVDSKVSEEMAKERAKGLRKLSKKLLVTCPICYATLSPHFEGEIKDIAEVLL
- a CDS encoding alkaline phosphatase family protein, which gives rise to MKIGLIGLAITVLFLLSIPLHSYSDTQTPIKHVIIIIEENHSFDNLFGTYPFGYPPIVNNITLSLMDPEGLYTNYTQLKKGTLNYVSVPNVPWLPELGNSHPYYADAYSTVDPYEGWNSYHGDYWFDTDDGFVYYSGPQSMAYFSYEQEAPLWDYAEEYVLADNYFAPVMGLTEPNRIAYLTGFPPNFYTDDASGTCPLNSSIFYQLSYYNVSWGYYTYGYSGGIPWPLNAFNGISEYKNHFYGISNFYEDLKGNLPSVSWVMFIGCSNDEYDMHPPYNILKGEKELVSVINAVMQSKYWNSTAIFITFDEGGGYYDQIIPPSINHYGLGQRIPLLIISPYAKEGWVNNYTISGYSILGFIDYNFHLPYITNLSERGVHGILQSFNFDVNPRQPIILEPNNWTYPIALQYPIHYGYIATVPSYKGYAEVYPVPEMMFLLPLDTVAFVILFISFKKRTLLKPAFLLFTISLGISGYIYEVNNIYQFVSEYYFTASFIGFLIGGVMLARIYRRR
- a CDS encoding AMP-binding protein; this translates as MDYKTAYELALENPEKYWNPFASSLNWFRKWDKVFENKWFIGGKTNIAMNSLNHSGKALIWYGENEVREISYNDLDKLSRRIAGKLKDIGVKRGDRVAIYMPNMIETIASILACARLGAIYSLIFAGLGYEAVKSRIDDFKPNAIIKANKTYRRGKEIPLYLEGSIVFDRNNEFDFDNEYDKYEEIESNEPLKVMYTSGTTGKPKGIILPHGAWMVGDYTVFDIMFSLKEGDIVFTTADVGWITFSRIMYATLLHGGTLVFMEGAPDYPKDRVAKIIDEINPKLFFTSPTLLRLLVKLGIKIPRVEFAATAGEIMDEKSWDYVSFADKYTDVYGQTELGYVVGIPFSMNVEPRKGYAGVPFPGALLDTVDENGKHTDDVGYLVMKSKFPTQFIGILNNQEKFKEYFKFGYHYTGDLAIINENYIKIVGRADDMIKIAGHRITSGEVESVISEIPGVIEVAAIGVPDEIKGEKLDVFIVGNVSEDQIREKIKESLGPIYVIDKIFKVNRLPRSRSGKIVRRALRDAIIGNKFDETMLEDPEVLKEIIENIKTK
- a CDS encoding BadF/BadG/BcrA/BcrD ATPase family protein, which codes for MILAVDGGATKTVAAVYKDEILGVGISSSGNYTEVGEEQAKKNIMEAINDALNNSSVSLKEINKAVFALAGVGDSKKFTEIGERIAKDIFKDSIVMNDGVSALRATNLFNDGAVFAPGTGSVAFYQKNGEIIRVGGWGWFFGDEGSASWIAKNAITYAIRSVDKIEKESKIPEEVEKFFGGEFREVVTRLSKEQNKRLIASFAVNIDKLSKNDELAFKVMKNAAEYIDLMVNRLKKDVNNVYLLGGVMRSSTIRNLMSNKVRYFYGYHSVIGGIITLEKINKEEIRDDLVKQLNKNLIKEPEEKLRKLLFIENTEELSHGL
- a CDS encoding LUD domain-containing protein, producing the protein MMSWEIAVNRAINNNVPRVYKVLREYPYIIELAKELRETKLKVLNNIDYYIDQTLKSVEKIGGKGYFVSTPEEAREIVGKIVGEGKTVVMGKSMVAYEAGIREYLIRKGNEVWETDLGEFLIQIGNQPPSHIIAPAIHLTKEETEKLLKDKIGGVNENSTHEDLVKRVREFLREKFIKADIGITGANSVAADTGTVALVENEGNIRFSTVAPQVHIAITGVDKIVPTLHDAMIEVMVQAAYAGIYPPTYINLTSGPSSTADIEMKRVNPAHGPKEFHLILLDNGRLKANKDPVLREALLCIRCGRCHFHCPVYRVMGVNWGDPPFTGPTGAMWSYIVNGDTKPALYCTHSGGCKEVCPMKINIPRILEYIKWKNNDKK